One genomic region from Ornithinicoccus hortensis encodes:
- a CDS encoding glycosyltransferase has product MHDVTVVLLTHPGGPVVSHVLDALASQTRRPERVVITGLERDDPEVAQARDHPLVRDGARLLVRDPLDGPDEPPLQAVLADATADLDAGEGRWWWLLHDDSLPDPEALAELIDATTRSTGVGIVGPKLVQAQNPRHLVAVGQAVTRNGRPGDSVAGQLDQGQFDQRSDVLGVPVAGMLVRADLFGELGGLDPAFGDGVEGLDLSWRSHLAGHRVLVAPGAVVRQGGAGLGVVNPTRTRTRTRQMALARGSWWSMPFRAVGVVLSSLLAALGLLLVKRPSASAGELADVRGALTPWRGLGARWRFRGRTSVRRRDLATLFPTSASAWRGTSDLVQDALTPRAAGARRAGGDGESGPVDEDAQSLAAARFGYRVWSWPLVLVTLLGVVLGLTWWRGVLSGLSLSRSGVAAGDLWPVASDGGDLWESWWFTWRGPGLGSAVPHEPWLLPMAGMTRLVEWLPWVDGDGSPAAVTATWLLFAALPLSVVTAYLATRSVLRSRWQRAVAGLLWAGLPPLAAGVEEGRVGPVLAHVLLPLVVAGFLAAARRGEGTRRTAATFGTALLLGLLGMFVPGLLVLATVAGLFLFVLGPGWSRARGLVLAALPWLLLGPWLQTVWSDPRLVLGGAGATTTHPASEPWQTLLLHPGGAQSPTLWWTIPLLVLAAVGIFRRGERGRRAGVLLVGGVLSLAAALAVPLLELGTLPEGHGAAGAAVTAWPGTYLSAVGACALLAAGLSVDRVSRMSRAGRPTVAVLAGVAVVAGLGLLGSTVWSGTGPSLTVASPPHPAVVAEQASGRDALRILELTPEGPSVTYRLEGREPGLWLRDRAREVSGLTVPAAGPGEEHLAATVNALVGQPSTASTDGADGEGAGTLADLHDLGVGFVGLRADADHALVEVLDGTPGLTRLGGSEDLVLWRVAAIGEGEDLVSPARIWVRDTDGDALTTVPVSGGHARTDGAEPGTAVPAGTSLVVSEGADWPDHVTVTADGAELVADPTAWPPAYALPQGAGEITVAPVAEDSTWHLVTLAIAVLAAFLALPLGSRSRSIR; this is encoded by the coding sequence GTGCACGACGTCACCGTCGTGCTGCTGACCCATCCGGGGGGTCCGGTCGTCTCCCACGTGCTCGACGCGCTCGCGTCCCAGACCCGGCGCCCGGAGCGCGTCGTCATCACCGGTCTGGAACGCGACGACCCCGAGGTCGCCCAGGCCCGCGACCACCCCCTCGTCCGCGACGGAGCGCGCCTCCTGGTCCGCGACCCCCTCGACGGTCCGGACGAACCTCCGTTGCAGGCGGTCCTGGCCGATGCCACCGCCGACCTGGATGCCGGGGAGGGCCGGTGGTGGTGGCTGTTGCACGACGACTCGCTCCCGGACCCCGAGGCGCTCGCCGAGTTGATCGATGCGACCACCCGGTCGACCGGTGTCGGCATCGTCGGCCCCAAACTGGTCCAGGCCCAGAACCCCCGCCACCTCGTCGCGGTCGGCCAGGCGGTCACCCGCAACGGCCGCCCCGGTGACTCGGTCGCCGGACAGCTCGACCAGGGACAGTTCGACCAGCGCAGCGACGTGCTGGGCGTCCCGGTGGCCGGCATGCTCGTCCGCGCCGACCTGTTCGGCGAACTCGGGGGACTGGACCCGGCCTTCGGCGACGGGGTGGAGGGGCTCGACCTGTCCTGGCGCAGCCACCTGGCGGGTCACCGGGTGCTCGTGGCGCCCGGCGCCGTGGTCCGCCAGGGCGGCGCGGGCCTGGGGGTGGTCAACCCGACCCGGACGCGCACCCGCACCCGACAGATGGCGCTCGCGCGCGGCTCTTGGTGGAGCATGCCCTTCCGGGCGGTCGGCGTCGTGCTCTCCTCCCTGCTGGCCGCGCTGGGGCTGTTGCTGGTCAAGCGCCCGTCCGCCTCGGCCGGAGAGCTGGCCGACGTCCGGGGCGCCCTGACCCCCTGGCGCGGACTGGGTGCCCGCTGGCGCTTCCGGGGTCGCACGTCGGTGCGCCGCCGGGACCTGGCCACGCTGTTCCCCACCTCGGCCAGCGCCTGGCGCGGCACCTCCGACCTGGTGCAGGACGCCCTCACCCCCCGCGCCGCCGGTGCCCGCCGGGCCGGGGGCGACGGGGAGAGCGGACCGGTCGACGAGGACGCCCAGTCGCTGGCGGCGGCCCGGTTCGGGTACCGGGTCTGGAGCTGGCCGCTGGTGCTGGTGACCCTGCTGGGGGTCGTCCTGGGCCTCACCTGGTGGCGGGGTGTGCTCTCCGGCCTGAGCCTCTCCCGGTCCGGGGTCGCGGCCGGCGACCTGTGGCCGGTGGCCAGCGACGGCGGCGACCTGTGGGAGTCCTGGTGGTTCACCTGGCGCGGCCCGGGCCTGGGCTCCGCGGTCCCGCACGAGCCGTGGCTGCTCCCCATGGCGGGGATGACCCGGCTCGTGGAGTGGCTGCCCTGGGTCGACGGCGACGGCTCCCCGGCCGCGGTGACCGCGACCTGGCTGCTCTTCGCCGCGCTCCCGCTGTCCGTGGTGACGGCCTACCTGGCCACCCGCTCGGTGTTGCGCAGCCGCTGGCAGCGCGCGGTGGCGGGCCTGCTGTGGGCGGGACTGCCGCCGCTGGCCGCCGGGGTGGAGGAGGGCCGGGTCGGCCCGGTCCTGGCGCACGTCCTGCTGCCGCTCGTCGTCGCCGGCTTCCTGGCAGCGGCACGGCGCGGCGAGGGCACCAGGCGCACCGCCGCCACCTTCGGCACCGCCCTGCTGCTCGGCCTCCTCGGCATGTTCGTGCCGGGCCTGCTCGTCCTCGCCACGGTCGCCGGACTGTTCCTGTTCGTGCTGGGTCCGGGGTGGAGCCGGGCGCGCGGGCTGGTGCTCGCCGCCCTGCCGTGGCTGCTGCTCGGCCCCTGGCTGCAGACGGTGTGGAGCGACCCACGGCTGGTCCTGGGCGGCGCCGGGGCCACCACGACCCACCCCGCCAGCGAGCCCTGGCAGACCCTCCTGCTGCATCCCGGGGGAGCCCAGTCGCCGACCCTCTGGTGGACCATCCCGCTGCTCGTGCTGGCCGCGGTGGGGATCTTCCGTCGGGGGGAGCGCGGTCGGCGCGCGGGGGTGCTGCTGGTCGGCGGGGTCCTCTCCCTGGCGGCCGCCCTGGCCGTGCCGCTGCTGGAGCTGGGGACGCTGCCCGAGGGGCACGGCGCAGCCGGGGCCGCCGTCACCGCCTGGCCGGGCACCTACCTCAGCGCGGTCGGTGCCTGCGCCCTGCTCGCCGCGGGCCTCTCGGTGGACCGGGTCAGCCGGATGTCCCGGGCGGGGCGCCCGACCGTGGCGGTCCTCGCCGGCGTCGCCGTGGTCGCCGGGCTGGGCCTGCTCGGCTCGACCGTATGGAGCGGGACCGGCCCCTCGTTGACGGTTGCCTCGCCGCCGCACCCCGCGGTCGTGGCGGAACAGGCCAGCGGCCGCGACGCGCTGCGCATCTTGGAACTCACCCCCGAGGGCCCTTCCGTCACCTACCGGCTCGAGGGGCGCGAGCCCGGGCTGTGGCTCCGCGACCGGGCCCGTGAGGTCAGCGGGCTCACCGTGCCTGCGGCCGGCCCCGGCGAGGAGCACTTGGCCGCCACGGTCAACGCCCTCGTCGGCCAGCCGTCGACCGCATCCACGGACGGCGCGGACGGGGAGGGTGCCGGCACGCTGGCGGACCTGCACGACCTCGGCGTCGGGTTCGTGGGGCTGCGGGCCGACGCCGACCACGCCCTGGTGGAGGTCCTGGACGGCACGCCCGGACTGACCCGGCTGGGTGGCTCCGAGGACCTCGTGCTGTGGCGGGTCGCCGCCATCGGCGAGGGTGAGGACCTCGTCTCCCCGGCCCGTATCTGGGTCCGCGACACGGACGGCGACGCCCTCACCACGGTGCCGGTGAGCGGCGGCCACGCCCGCACCGACGGCGCGGAGCCGGGCACCGCCGTGCCGGCCGGGACCTCCCTGGTGGTGTCCGAGGGTGCCGACTGGCCCGACCACGTCACCGTGACGGCGGACGGTGCCGAACTGGTGGCCGACCCCACGGCCTGGCCCCCCGCCTACGCGCTGCCGCAGGGCGCCGGGGAGATCACGGTGGCGCCGGTCGCCGAGGACTCCACCTGGCACCTGGTCACCCTGGCGATCGCCGTGCTCGCCGCCTTCCTGGCGCTACCGCTGGGTTCCCGTAGCAGGAGCATCCGATGA